A region from the Acyrthosiphon pisum isolate AL4f chromosome A1, pea_aphid_22Mar2018_4r6ur, whole genome shotgun sequence genome encodes:
- the LOC100568816 gene encoding uncharacterized protein LOC100568816 codes for MSNLVLMLVLRGLIWGVSYMQNGNGVKEARNEDSTSTAVEGLFQDMVTETDVMLFLGYLVADESGRYECLNRVACEQPERAESYLRTAEMVWKTAKMFDGVIPLDAKYEKTLIRLQEAIENGLAVGDCESKYKCFGPTAADNFKI; via the exons ATGTCGAACTTAGTGCTGATGTTGGTGCTCAGGGGTCTGATATGGGGCGTGTCGTACATGCAAAATGGCAATGGTGTTAAAGAAGCGCGAAACGAGGATTCGACCTCGACCGCGGTCGAGGGACTGTTCCAGGACATGGTGACTGAAACTGATGTGATGCTGTTCCTCGGATACCTGGTAGCCGATGAGTCGGGTCGATACGAATGTCTGAACCGCGTGGCGTGTGAGCAACCGGAGCGAGCCGAGAGTTATCTCAGGACGGCTGAAATGGTCTGGAAAACCGCGAAAATGTTTGACGG TGTGATACCGTTAGACGCGAAGTACGAGAAAACTCTGATTAGATTGCAAGAAGCCATCGAGAACGGATTGGCAGTCGGGGATTGCGAGTCGAAATACAAATGCTTCGGTCCGACTGCTGCCGATAACTTCAAAATCTAG
- the LOC115033516 gene encoding uncharacterized protein LOC115033516, with the protein MIRSYTKAMQTPVTWFVCLLLLVTRSTSGYTIDEHRAEDYEADQKESKQRDIKPESVLMGIAKTLIGGKMGATSGQNHYCIDRDVYQRSARGFCKLSSLTTLSSPCKFFKMANGFCDLPDILASI; encoded by the exons atGATTCGTTCTTACACAAag GCCATGCAGACGCCGGTGACATGGTTCGTGTGCCTACTTCTGTTGGTGACTCGGTCCACTTCGGGATACACGATCGACGAACATCGTGCGGAGGACTACGAAGCCGACCAGAAAGAGAGTAAACAGCGAGATATAAAACCGGAGTCTGTGTTAATGGGCATCGCCAAGACGTTGATCGGTGGCAAAATGGGAGCGACCAGTGGTCAA aacCACTACTGTATAGACCGTGATGTATACCAGAGGTCAGCCCGGGGTTTCTGCAAACTGTCCTCTCTGACCACTTTGTCCAGTCCCTGTAAATTTTTCAAGATGGCCAACGGATTTTGCGATCTGCCCGACATCTTGgctagtatttaa